In the Polypterus senegalus isolate Bchr_013 unplaced genomic scaffold, ASM1683550v1 scaffold_1440, whole genome shotgun sequence genome, GAAgcgtacacacaaacacaggcggACGCCTCAGCAGATCGGGAAGGGCGGACCTGGGCACGGAGAGTATATGCCACCCCGGCGCCAACCTGGCTATCAATGCATCAAAGGCGCTTTATTGGGCCAACTGTGTTTGAATTGAAATATTACTGAAGTTGTTGCCTTAATTCACTTTCCCGTCCATTTTGCTCTACGTTTATTAATAAATCTGCTTTAAGTGAACGGACTTGGTCGTCTTTTACCGTCACATCCTCCATTAAGCGCTCGCTGCAGTCCATGGGGGTGCTTAATGGGCCCCTTGGCCATTTTCGCGCAGGTGGCTGTGGTGCTCGTTTACAGTGTGGCACGATGCTGGCATTATGCCCATAGCACATATCATTCTTTAGGATTCTAACAAGTATTATTACGTGATAAATCCAACACCAGTAAAATTCCATATTTATAAATCAGAAGctgttatttcttatttttgaaaatgtgtatatTACAATCGTTTCAGATGACCGTAAACCTTTACAACTAGAAGagtgtttgtaaatattgttggaATTGCCTTGACAATATTTACAACTTCTATTATTGTTCATGTAACTAAGAGGGCACcattgtgtggtgggtatggcagcGCGCTGTGCCAGTGCAcggtccccaacctgacctgaaacAATCTGATTGGTCGTAAGCACGGGTTGGGCATCAGAGCGCACGGACGgtttatttgtacatttatatCAATTTGAATTCCAGTAAGAGCCTGGCACAAGAGGCCTTCTAGTAGGTCCGAATCCGGACTGGGCACCTTGAACTGCTGCTCTCTCACCAGGTGCCAGGGCCCTCTCTCCACATTTTGGGGGGGGTCACACttagtgccttttttttttttttaaaatggaagcaGCCAAGATTAAGATGCCAGTATGCAGATTGGTACAAACCTTAGTGAAACCACTTAACATGGCACAATATCCAAGAACACACAGTGAGCAGGTGCCATGTGGAGTGGCTGTGAGAGCCCCCAGGGCGGAGGTCAGTCAGCCTTGGCACAGGCTCACCAGATGCAGTTCTTCAGCGCGGGTCTCAGTCTCAAAATCAGGAGAGGGGTGGCGATGCCCCCACCCACACAGGACAGCTCGTTCaatacaacaacaatttattatttttttaatattttcggaggcccagacttcctcccGCTAGACGTCtttagtccttttttttttttttttctcccccccaATACATACTGCATGCGGGCTGCTGGACTTGGTGCCAAAGGCTCCTACTTCTCAGACTGGCACAACTGCTGCGCTGAAATGTTAGATGACCCGGGACTCGGCCACACGCTCCCCGTTTGTGCCAAAAGTGCTTCTTTCTCCACACGTCATTTTTGTCACCGAGCCCTCTGCCACGCTGCACGCACCACGAGGTTACAGTGACGGGCCCCGTGTCAGTGCTTCTCCAGGGCTTTTGTAAGTAGCTGAGTCAGGCGGCCAACCATTGGGCGAGGGTCATCGTTAAGTCCTGCTGCGATCATGGCATTGTCGTAGATCTGGGGAGGACAAGAGGAGGTATGGCACCGTGAGCGAGGCACACGAGGACTGGCACCATCACACTTTAGCTACGGCTCTGTAACCCTGTCACTTTCTGAAGACAAACTGATCTGGCACAGAAGGCAAATCTGTTACACGGTACCACTGTCAAGTTGGCACCTTCATAGGCATTACTGTATCATTTAAGTGACTGTAATTCCATACTTCCTACAAAATGGCTCCACTGGCAGCATTCAGGTCACTTGCATCATCAGCAGGAAAGGAAGAAGAGTCTGAAGACAGACGTGACATTTACAGAGGAGTCAGGCGAAACTCCACGAGACcccgcaacacacacacacgtctcacacacacacacacacacacacacgtggacgTCACCGCCAGCTCACCTGTTCAAGCAGTAACTCGGCTAGATGCGGGTCGGAGTTCCTAAGGGCGTCCATCTTCTTTATAAGGTCATGGCTATGGGGAcaagaccaaaaaaaaagggTCAGTCGCACGGGTGGCACACGTCACCTCCACCGATCCCAGCACACTGCTGCACATTTCTATTTGTGAATCGGACTGAGGGTGTGCCCAAGGGCTGCCAGGCCTAAACGTGGCACCCTTGTGTCTGAGGAGCGCTTGCCCTGGACTCGCACACACGACTGTCGTAAGGCATGGGGGTCTCTGGGGACGTTCACTTCAAGTCCGCGTTCTTAGGGCTGGTCAGGCGGACGGATACCCTTGTGTTTTCAGCAGAAAGACAATGTGGGGGACTGCGAAGGGCAGGAAGGCCTGCAGTGCCAATGACAAGTGGCAAGCCCAACATCTCTCGCCGCCACCTCGTGACCCCACGCAGGGTCACAGGCTGGCTGGATGCCCCGCTAATGTATCAAAAAGTCAACCAAACCCTTCGGCATGGGACATGCCAATGAAGAATGTGCCCAGAGACTGTCAGCAGCTGGCACGAGTTCTACTGTGGACGCCAGCATCATGTGAAGAAGTGTTGACAACTGTGTGTTTAATGGTTGTGTGCTGCAGTCTGGTCTGGCCATACTGGGCATGGAGAGGCCAACTGTTGCTACAAACTGGGCAAAATGAATCCTGCCCGGTCTGTAAAAACAAAAGCACGGCACCCAACCTGGGCAGGCAAGCCAGCCGTGGTGATCAAGAAGGCCCACTTGCAGCCTCCGAGTGTCGGGTGACCTGAAGTCTGCGCTTTCCGATCTCTGGCTGGGCAGACGACATTTGGTTCCTGGGAGGCTGGGGGTCAAATCCTCAAATCCCCTCCAAGGCCCCCCTTTTGTGAGGCTCTTCAAGCACAAAGCTTACCAGCTGGACACCACTGGACAGCGCGAGATGTTAGAGGAGCACCAAGGCCCTTACCCGCTGTTAATTTCCAGAGTTGGCTGTAGAATCTGTGCCCGCTCCTCACTGGTCTTGGCCAGTTGTTGTGTGCGCAGGAAGTGGCGAGCTGCCCCCATCTCCAGCACCGTAATCATAGCAGGATGCGTGTCCAGCCTGGGGGTCACCTGAGGAAGGACAAGATTGCTTTACTCTTCCCTGACACTCAACTTCATGGCTGCCTTATCTGCAACACTGGGGCATAAATTTGACTCGGGTGCATCCTGCCATTTTCAGAAGAGCCCAACATCTCATCTGGTGCAAGATGGCAAAGCCAGCCAGTCACGACTGGGCCCTACGCCCATGGAGATACCTTTACATTGGCAATGCGACTTCCAAGGCCATTCTTCATCCAGGCCAGCAGTTCTTCCGCCTGCTTGTCTGTGAGACGCTCCGAcgctgaaagaaacaaaaacttcGTCACCATTGGCTCTGCCGTTTCAGACCGCGCTCTCCGGCAGGTGCCAACACGGCTGGCAGTACCTAGCCCTCCACAGAATGGCAGCTTTTTAGAGATGAACTGACCCAGTAGGTCTTGTTGGTCACCCTGACTGCCGACGACGGTCACAGCCTGCCACTATGAGGACGGGGCTCTTTTCCCATCATGCCCTTTTGGCACTGGCAACACTCCTGTTGTCACAGCAAGAGGCTACCAGGGTGCACAAGTTCTGCTCCCATGCCGAGAAGGACATGGAGTTAGAAGGCAGGATTTCAGGGGTCTGTAAGCCCACTATAGTGAAATCGGCGCCATGTGCAGCTACACCCGCAGGGTACCATTGCTGTCAGGCTGGTCAGGGCATTTTAACAAACTGGACGCCCCTCTTTTAGGCTGGCATCCTCTGCACAGCTTTCTGCCACATGGAGCGTTCCAAGGTCTCGACTGCTCCTGTGTGACGTGTGCATTGGAGACTGGAAACCGCCACAGAATTCCTTGGCCTTCAAAACGGGTGTCAGTCAGCATGGCGCAGGCATCTGGGCAGAGAAATATCAAATAACTGTTGAGGCAGGTAAGGAGATGCCAAGCAATTAGGTCAAGGGTCAGTTAAAGGCGGCCTGGGGCCAAAAACACACCAAAGCGAGCCCGCTCCTCATCTGCACTAGCAGTGGACACGTCGGCACACCTAAGACTAAGAAATGCCCGCGTCTCACTGGAACTTGAAGGAGACGCTCGGTATGTTTCaagtcaaagtcacttaaatcttCACAGACGCGTTACAAATGAAAGTGCGCTCCAAAGTCCAACGTCTCCTATAAGCGTAACGAAACATCAAAAGCAAGTTACGGCTTTACGGACTGGAGATTCGGTGACAAAAACCTGCCGCTGGAGTTCCCGATGCAGGATGGCGAAGATCACCTTGGCGCCTACTCCTGCTACTCCGATACCTTCTCTGCTCGCTCCTGCCAATTCTCACAAATGGAAGAAGATCAGGTGCCATGAAGCCTTTACCGTCATTTGATCTGTCAAGAGTGTGCCACGTGGCACAGGGCGAGCCCCGAGGTGGCACAGAGCTGGCTTTCTTTAAAATGGCCGAATCTCATCATGTTGGCATTTGTTCATAAATGAGAAATAAGCAATTTCAGAAGGCCAGCAAGTCACAAGACTCACATCAAAACTGGAAGTGTGTCTGGGCTTCAAAAACGGACGTAAGGCTCGCTTGCCAGCTTAATCCGcgtctcgttaacgccaacgtaAAACATCAGTGCAGGCAAGAgatctttaaaaatgaatagaaaacgCTGGACTGTGGGGCACAGCAAATACACAAGTAGcatgtttgtaaagaaataactgacttggGGGTCACACTTATCCTTTGTGTCACAAAACACGGGGGTGCGATTTGTCAAACCTACACACCCTACAGCCTTTCATAATGACAACGGACCTCACGTAGTCAGTCGCAAAAAGGAAGAACGATGGCGAGACATACTGGAGTGTCTGAGGCACCACACCTCACCACGCCAGCAGCtgcactccaacagatggcatctCACAGTGAAAAGGCCGGCTGTGATGGCACTTGTGACCTGGCTGCACATGCTGCGGGTTCCATTCAGTGACAAATGAGCATTAAGGCATAAGATGAAGATGGTGGCAGACTCCTTAGGGTGCCACTCCTCAACACTGGTGACAGCTAACGAGCCACATCTTAGGGGTTTCACCTACCACTGGCTGGGCAGCTTGGGCACAATGAGCACGGGTAAATGGTGACTGCATATTAACATCCTTGGCATTAACCTCAAGTGTGTCTCGGCTCGGAATTCTACGTAAACCCAGTTAAGCCGCGGGGTGGCGTGTGAATGTCCACTTTACAGTATTAAGCCTGAATAACTCGCCGGATggcattctgctgccatctagtggatcaAATCACAAAGCTGACCTCATCATATTCGGCCACTTTATGGGAACTCATTAATATTCAcgactgaggaggagcttccaaccaaaaacacaatggcagACTCAAAGCCATAAAGACAGTTCTAGAACAACCTTCAACTGAGCCACCTTAACTAGGTGACAGTGATGCCCGTTTCTGCTGTCAGCTTCATATCAATGCCCATTTACGGGTAACCCGGTCTAAAGAGGGCCTTTGATCCTGTGGTGGAATAAACAGTCACTGGCAGCCTGGCGCTGCACACGACATGTGGGTCTTTCAGGGCACAGTGCTTAAACCAGTCCAGAGATGGATAGCACTGGTCCACAAACTGCTTGTTGCAGATGCCCATTTTCGATGAAGATATGAGCGAGTATCGTTTTTCACCAATCATGAAATATCTGCATTTTACTAAAAACGATGAAGCAAATTAGGCAGCAGCTAAACTGCACCAACCGCAGGAAGCGTACCCGATTGTGACCCAAGTATTGACCGAAGTCTCATGGATTATAAGGGAAGACTGTCATGGATACGGTACATTCAATTCAGTGTCAAGCTCTGGATACAAGTGGGATGGCAAGTACGGTCAACATGGCGTCACTACGCCATCTGTGCCATCAC is a window encoding:
- the LOC120522115 gene encoding heat shock protein 75 kDa, mitochondrial-like; translation: MVTKFLFLSASERLTDKQAEELLAWMKNGLGSRIANVKVTPRLDTHPAMITVLEMGAARHFLRTQQLAKTSEERAQILQPTLEINSGHDLIKKMDALRNSDPHLAELLLEQIYDNAMIAAGLNDDPRPMVGRLTQLLTKALEKH